Part of the Streptomyces sp. WMMC500 genome is shown below.
TGCGCAGGTCCTTCTGCGCGTCCTCGCCGAGCGCCGGGACGTAGACCTCGGTGAGGCCCACGGGCAGTTGCACGTCGCGGTCCGCGAACGGGTTGTGCACCGTCAGCGACTCGGACTCGGTGACCTTGATGTCGATCCGGTCGGTCGTCACCGGCGGGATCCGCACCCAGCCGTTGTCGTCCACGCCCACGGTCTGCGCCCCGGTGGGGGTGCTCACCTCGACCTCGGTCGGCCGCGCCGACAGGCCGCCGGCGGGCGCGAGCACGAACTCGCTGATCTCCGTCTCCTCCGGCCAGGTCAGCGTGAGCGACTGGTCCTCGCCCGCGATCCACGCCGTCGTCAGGTCCTTGTCGACCAGGTTGCGCGGGCTGAGCTGCGGGCTCAGCGGCAGCGTGGAGCCCGCGGTGACGTTGATCCGGTCCTCGTCCGCCGCGCCCAGCTCGTCGAGCAGCGCGTCGAGTTCCTGCCCCTGTACGGGCAGCGCGCTGCCGGTGACGGTGTACTCGCCCGCGCCGGACTCGAAGCGCCGCTGCAGACCCGTCTCGGCCGCCGCCGGGTTGAGGCCGCCGAGGTCGCTGCCGCGGTGCAGGGAGATCTGCTCCGCGTCGGCCGCGACCTGCCGGGCGTCCTCGGGCAGCCGGAGCTGCCGGGTGACCGGCGAGACGCCGGGGATCTCGACCTCGGCGAAACCGGCGCCGGCGAAGCCGGTGCGGTGCCCCTCGGTCTTGCGGATGGTGATCCGCAGCCAGTCCGCCTGCCCCGCGGGGGCCTTGACGGTCTGCGTACGGCCACCGGTCTGCAGCGTGCTGACCTCGCTGCCGCGCGGGGTCTCCACCTCGACCTCGACGGGCTCGGGGCGGACGCCGGCGCCGGGCAGCGGCGTCAGGTCGAGCGTGCCCTCCAGGTTCGTGGGCTCGGTGAAGTCGATCTGGAGCCACTCACCCTTGGAGGTGTCCGGGTTGCCCTCGGCCCAGCCTGTCTGCGCGACGCCGTCGAAGGCGTTGACGGGGTCGAACTGCGGCAGGTGGAACATCCAGTTGCCGCTGGTGGACGCGGTCACCGAGGCGGCGCCGTCGAGGACGGCGGTCGTCTGGTGCTCGGCGCCCTGCTCCGGGACGATCATCCGCGGCTCGTCACCGGGGTCCTGGAGGCTCTCCGACGGGTTCTTCTCGTCCTCGGTGTAGGTGTACGAGGTGTTGTTGTTGACCACGCCGAACCGGGTGTCGGCCCGGCGCAGCCCGTCCGTCTGCACCTTGACCGCCGGCTCGTCGACGCCCGGGTGGGCGTCGCCTGCGAGCACCGCGGGCCGGCCCTGCCAGTCGGGGTCGGCGGACAGTTGCAGCAGCGACTCCGGGCCGCCGCTGAGGACGGCGGTGTCGGCGGCGTTGAGCGTGCCGGCCGCGCCGGGGCGCAGGTCCTCGCCGTCGGCCGGCTGGAAGATCTCCACCGCCCGCTGGCGCGAGAACAGCCCCTCGATCTGCAGCGGCGTGCCCTCGGGGATGCGCCCGCCGGTCAGCTCAGGGCCGAACTCGGCGACCTTCTCGTAGCCGGAGGACTCCAGGGTCTGCTTCACGGTGGTCGGCGGGACGTAGCCGACCTGGTCGGGGTCGAGGTCGTTGCGTACGACGACGTAGTGCAGGCCGGCGCGGGCCAGGAACGCCTGCAGCCCCGGCACCTCGCCGCCGGTCATCAGCGCCTGGTCGACGGCGTCCATCGCGCGCCGCGAGCCGGCCGTGCCGAACGGCACGTAGTCGCGCTGCGCCCAGCGGGACTCGGCGAGCACGTCCAGCGGCTGGTCGATCGGCTTGCCCCACTCGTACGTGCCGTGCGCGGTCGCCGGCACCACCAGGGCCCGGCTGTCGGGCGAGTACTCCTCCAGCCAGTCCGCCGTCTGCTCCCAGTGCTTGGGCAGCTTGTCGAACGCGCCCGGCTGGAGCACGTCGCCGTTGGCGTACGGCAGCAGCAGCCCCGGCAGCACCACGAGGGAGGCGATCGCGGGCACCCACACTCTGCGCCGCGGCGTGGCGCGGGTGCCGCGGCGCTCGGCGGCGACCGCGACGAAGTGCGCGAGGCCCAGGGCGAGCGCGAGGGCCAGACCGGGCTGGAACTTGTAGATGTTGCGGAACGGGCTCAGCCAACTGTCCAGCGCGTCCTGCACGCTGCCGGAGAACGGGGCGCCCAGCGCGCCGCCGTAGCCGGCCAGCGTGACCAGCGCGACGACCATCACGGTCAGCACCAGCCAGCGCCGCTCGGGCAGGTCGCGGCGCGCGAGCCCGGCCAGGCCGAGGCCGGCGGCGAGCGCGGAGGACAGGATCGGCAGCCAGCCGGTGGCCACGGTCCAGCCGCCGGGCAGCCACTCCTCGCCGAAGTTCAGGTACGCGACCCAGTTGCCGGTGCCGCGCAGCACCTCGGTCGCCGACATCGTCGTCGTGGTGTTGTGCGCGGTCTCGATGAACGGCAGGAAGTTCTCGCCGTAGACGCCGAGGAGGAGCAGCGGCACGATCCACCACAGGCACGCCAGCGCCACCCCGGGCAGCCACCACGCCAGCAGTTTCGTGCGGCGCGGGCCGGTGCGGGTGCACACGTACAGCAGCGCGGGCACCAGCGCGGCCAGCGTGGAGGCCGCGTTGACGCCGCCCATGAACGGGATGATCAGCGCCGAGCGGGCGGCGGCGACCCGCGGGGTCAGCCGCTCGTCGAGCAGCGGCAGCAGCACCCACGGCAGCACCGCGCCGGGCAGCG
Proteins encoded:
- a CDS encoding alpha-(1->3)-arabinofuranosyltransferase family protein produces the protein MTSTLPAQPATPGRPYSPPPPAGPEGARPPESRRSWRWPLGFWALAFVAWLIPSAGKTTFETKLGVAVDPWKFAGDLGELWHDQNGFGGIHDQYFGYAFPMLPYYLLTDLLQMPTWLAERLWLSLVVTAAFWGALKLADRLGFGTSGTRVLGAAAYALWPVFTIIVGSTSAGALPGAVLPWVLLPLLDERLTPRVAAARSALIIPFMGGVNAASTLAALVPALLYVCTRTGPRRTKLLAWWLPGVALACLWWIVPLLLLGVYGENFLPFIETAHNTTTTMSATEVLRGTGNWVAYLNFGEEWLPGGWTVATGWLPILSSALAAGLGLAGLARRDLPERRWLVLTVMVVALVTLAGYGGALGAPFSGSVQDALDSWLSPFRNIYKFQPGLALALALGLAHFVAVAAERRGTRATPRRRVWVPAIASLVVLPGLLLPYANGDVLQPGAFDKLPKHWEQTADWLEEYSPDSRALVVPATAHGTYEWGKPIDQPLDVLAESRWAQRDYVPFGTAGSRRAMDAVDQALMTGGEVPGLQAFLARAGLHYVVVRNDLDPDQVGYVPPTTVKQTLESSGYEKVAEFGPELTGGRIPEGTPLQIEGLFSRQRAVEIFQPADGEDLRPGAAGTLNAADTAVLSGGPESLLQLSADPDWQGRPAVLAGDAHPGVDEPAVKVQTDGLRRADTRFGVVNNNTSYTYTEDEKNPSESLQDPGDEPRMIVPEQGAEHQTTAVLDGAASVTASTSGNWMFHLPQFDPVNAFDGVAQTGWAEGNPDTSKGEWLQIDFTEPTNLEGTLDLTPLPGAGVRPEPVEVEVETPRGSEVSTLQTGGRTQTVKAPAGQADWLRITIRKTEGHRTGFAGAGFAEVEIPGVSPVTRQLRLPEDARQVAADAEQISLHRGSDLGGLNPAAAETGLQRRFESGAGEYTVTGSALPVQGQELDALLDELGAADEDRINVTAGSTLPLSPQLSPRNLVDKDLTTAWIAGEDQSLTLTWPEETEISEFVLAPAGGLSARPTEVEVSTPTGAQTVGVDDNGWVRIPPVTTDRIDIKVTESESLTVHNPFADRDVQLPVGLTEVYVPALGEDAQKDLRTEPVDKDEPFELECGRGPTVAVDGQLLNTRAEGTLGDLVDRRPVGIELCPDDGEAAGPVQLESGRHAVAAGDGDALAVTDLTLTRGEPAAAAEGRDVEATDWAGDERSVTVGEGEDAYLTTYENYNDGWKATLDGEELESVRLDGWQQGFLVPADLSGEVKLEYKPAVWYDAGIFAGVAAVLALLGLAFVRAGRREVVAAEPAPPAPGWVLGALVLTAVVAVVAGPYALIVPALALLARTRAGLLAPLALVAMAGAGVAALTGAGEAVRMDEGAFSGVAQALAVLALAAALVTAERPEPAGAETGYGPDTDPEAETAAFPAYGAGVARAGAAGAAGGPPPGPGGPPGRTAGAPAGHPSPAAAPPQEPDRPTQRFWRRRSAGHAAGPAAESGAEQTPPLGTGRAGAGDAATPPLGTAQDEPRDAFVPKPPIPLSGTAGAEDGVQDTPPADAPPADTPPDGRRGENGS